A stretch of Abyssogena phaseoliformis symbiont OG214 DNA encodes these proteins:
- the rpmE gene encoding 50S ribosomal protein L31: MKTDIHPNYNDVKVVCSCGNTFETRSTVDKEELHLDVCSSCHPFYTGKQKIMDSAGRVEKFKSRYASFKR, encoded by the coding sequence ATGAAAACAGATATTCATCCTAATTACAATGACGTTAAAGTAGTTTGTTCATGTGGCAATACCTTTGAAACACGCTCAACCGTTGACAAAGAAGAATTACACTTAGATGTATGTTCTAGTTGTCATCCCTTTTATACAGGTAAACAAAAGATTATGGACAGCGCTGGTCGTGTTGAGAAGTTTAAATCACGTTATGCCAGTTTTAAGAGATAA
- a CDS encoding heavy metal translocating P-type ATPase yields MNNTCYHCGLEVTRHNKVQAPIEDEQKDFCCAGCASVCQTIYLSGLGSFYHHQINSLLSVVDLEYPVEFYDADAFQQPFLEPSDEGVKTITLISDSIHCAACVWLIERAIGVLDGVVWVRVSLTDKRIRLSWVDADIQLSIIMQRLADLGYAAMPYEQNMAESIANKANKAMLYRISFSAFTMMNLLWISIAMYTGAADGKYHNYFQWLGFALATPTLFYAGMPFLKNAYFGLKNRFMNMDVPISIGALSTYFYSVYVLSGLSTKNEVYFDTVVNFIFVILIGRYLESSAKKSTLSASSALQQLQPKVAYVISKGEEKITPVDAIKMGETVLIKPTERLAVDGIVLSGDSEVDESLLIGESLLVRKQSGDEVFAGSVNATGSLMIKVTKTLKNSALGQIVSLVENTQYNKNSIICTLDKIIPYFVGTTIFLAIATFIYWYPYDFDLALLSATSVLIITCPCAFGLATPMSIAVASGVAIKKKILIKNSDALEVLDKVDWVVFDKTGTLTKGEFSISHIEALIDKTNFINIMASIERHSEHPLAKAIVGADKADSILEVSEFYADHGRGVSGVIHQQSYKIGHLSYVDSKHQVDTDLLNKSSILEQQGASCIWCANESDVLGFVALKDQIKSDATKVIDKLKSMGKQVSILSGDSKVVTQAIASKLGIEHMIAQALPKDKADYIKQLQQSHTVLMIGDGVNDAPALVQANASIAIGSGSDVSVNSADLVILKSTLSPIIELINLAKRTNSTIKQNITFALLYNAFMVPLAIMAKVTPLFAAIVMPISSLIVIGNAARLRNK; encoded by the coding sequence ATGAACAATACCTGTTATCACTGCGGATTAGAAGTGACTAGACATAATAAAGTCCAAGCACCTATTGAAGATGAGCAGAAAGACTTTTGTTGTGCTGGTTGTGCAAGCGTGTGTCAAACCATTTATTTGAGTGGGTTAGGTTCTTTTTATCATCATCAAATCAACTCACTACTGTCTGTTGTTGATTTGGAATATCCAGTAGAATTTTATGATGCAGATGCTTTTCAGCAGCCTTTTTTAGAACCTTCTGATGAGGGAGTTAAAACCATCACCCTAATTAGCGACAGCATTCATTGTGCTGCTTGTGTGTGGTTGATTGAAAGAGCAATTGGCGTGCTTGATGGGGTTGTTTGGGTGCGGGTGAGTTTGACTGATAAGCGCATCCGCCTTAGTTGGGTTGATGCTGATATTCAACTGTCTATAATTATGCAAAGATTAGCAGACCTTGGATATGCGGCTATGCCGTACGAGCAAAATATGGCTGAGTCTATTGCTAATAAAGCCAACAAAGCCATGCTTTACCGTATTAGTTTTAGCGCATTTACAATGATGAATTTATTGTGGATTTCAATTGCTATGTATACAGGTGCAGCAGATGGAAAGTACCATAATTATTTTCAGTGGCTGGGCTTTGCATTGGCTACACCTACTTTATTTTATGCGGGTATGCCATTTCTTAAAAATGCTTATTTTGGGCTTAAAAACCGTTTTATGAATATGGATGTGCCGATTAGTATTGGGGCATTGAGCACGTATTTTTATTCTGTGTATGTGCTATCGGGGCTGTCTACTAAAAATGAGGTATATTTTGACACGGTGGTTAATTTTATCTTTGTGATTCTAATTGGGCGTTATCTTGAAAGCTCAGCCAAAAAATCCACACTATCAGCCTCTAGTGCTTTGCAGCAGCTACAACCCAAAGTTGCCTATGTGATTAGCAAAGGCGAGGAAAAAATTACGCCAGTGGACGCAATTAAAATGGGTGAAACTGTGCTAATTAAGCCTACAGAGCGTTTAGCAGTGGATGGTATTGTTTTGTCAGGTGATAGTGAAGTGGATGAATCGCTATTGATAGGGGAGTCTTTGTTGGTTAGAAAGCAATCTGGTGATGAGGTATTTGCTGGTTCGGTCAATGCCACTGGCAGCCTTATGATTAAGGTGACAAAAACCTTAAAGAATTCGGCTTTAGGACAAATTGTTAGCCTAGTTGAGAACACACAGTACAACAAGAACTCAATTATTTGTACGCTTGATAAAATCATTCCCTATTTTGTTGGCACGACCATTTTTTTGGCAATAGCGACTTTTATTTATTGGTATCCATATGATTTTGATTTGGCATTGTTAAGTGCCACTAGCGTGCTGATTATCACCTGTCCTTGTGCATTTGGGCTGGCTACACCAATGAGTATTGCGGTTGCCAGTGGCGTGGCAATTAAGAAAAAAATACTCATTAAAAACAGTGATGCACTTGAAGTGCTAGATAAAGTAGATTGGGTGGTTTTTGATAAAACTGGCACACTCACCAAAGGTGAGTTTAGTATTAGTCATATTGAAGCTTTGATTGATAAAACCAATTTTATCAATATCATGGCTAGCATTGAAAGGCATTCTGAACACCCTTTGGCTAAAGCAATTGTTGGCGCTGATAAAGCTGACAGCATTTTAGAAGTAAGCGAGTTTTATGCTGACCATGGCCGAGGTGTGAGCGGTGTTATTCATCAGCAAAGTTATAAAATCGGTCATTTGTCTTATGTGGATAGTAAACATCAAGTGGATACTGATTTGTTAAATAAATCTAGCATATTAGAGCAGCAAGGTGCGAGTTGTATTTGGTGTGCTAATGAATCTGACGTATTGGGCTTTGTTGCTTTAAAAGATCAAATTAAATCAGATGCTACCAAGGTTATTGATAAGCTTAAATCTATGGGCAAGCAAGTCAGCATATTAAGTGGTGATAGCAAAGTGGTTACCCAAGCGATTGCCTCAAAATTGGGGATTGAACATATGATTGCGCAAGCCTTGCCAAAAGACAAGGCCGATTATATAAAACAATTACAGCAAAGCCATACAGTGCTTATGATAGGTGATGGCGTGAATGATGCACCTGCCTTAGTGCAAGCTAATGCCAGTATTGCGATTGGCTCAGGCAGTGATGTGTCGGTTAATAGTGCAGATTTGGTTATCTTAAAATCCACACTTAGCCCAATTATTGAACTGATTAATTTAGCAAAGCGTACCAACAGCACCATTAAACAAAACATCACTTTTGCGCTACTATACAATGCTTTTATGGTGCCACTGGCGATAATGGCAAAGGTTACGCCGCTATTCGCCGCTATTGTTATGCCGATTAGTTCATTAATTGTGATTGGCAATGCTGCACGTCTAAGAAACAAGTAA
- a CDS encoding cytochrome b/b6 domain-containing protein, translating to MIRIFHWFLVVLFVTLFITGNNNNEGGAIHIISGYLLTSFVLARIVWGFMGDKNALWHHYLYNPKSIFNYLLKPSNLTPIKSKPHNPAGNTIILINDNYTYGSNNKWLINTIFV from the coding sequence ATGATTAGAATCTTTCATTGGTTTCTAGTTGTTTTATTTGTTACTCTTTTCATTACGGGCAATAACAATAATGAAGGTGGTGCAATACATATTATCTCGGGCTATTTATTAACCAGTTTTGTACTAGCAAGAATCGTTTGGGGCTTTATGGGTGATAAAAATGCATTATGGCATCATTATCTATACAACCCAAAATCAATATTCAATTATCTGCTTAAACCATCTAATCTAACACCAATAAAGTCCAAACCTCACAATCCTGCTGGCAATACAATAATTTTAATAAATGATAATTATACTTATGGCAGTAATAATAAGTGGCTTATTAATACAATCTTTGTTTGA
- a CDS encoding DUF1924 domain-containing protein → MKIYKYIAILPLYAFNIHSETIDFNQLYRSWGIDIATINTTQGALFWKRELMPNKSCTSCYTNDLKKNGAHVRTKKLIKPMSPKINQKKVNRYQKK, encoded by the coding sequence ATGAAGATATATAAATACATAGCTATATTGCCTTTATACGCCTTTAATATCCATTCTGAAACAATAGATTTCAACCAATTGTATCGCTCATGGGGCATTGACATTGCAACAATAAATACAACCCAAGGGGCGTTGTTTTGGAAAAGAGAGCTAATGCCCAATAAAAGTTGCACAAGTTGCTATACTAACGACCTTAAAAAAAATGGCGCCCATGTAAGAACTAAAAAATTGATTAAACCCATGTCGCCAAAAATTAATCAAAAAAAGGTTAACCGATACCAAAAAAAATAA
- the glmU gene encoding bifunctional UDP-N-acetylglucosamine diphosphorylase/glucosamine-1-phosphate N-acetyltransferase GlmU has protein sequence MGNIHAIILAAGKGLRMNSSKPKVLQTLSNNTLLGHVLSQAQALCDQIHVVYGFEGEQVQRKINDPNINWVEQIEQLGTGHSVAQAMPHIEDNSISLILYGDVPLIKKSTLADLIHKAQQSSIALLSVILDNPTGYGRIIRQNEQIQAIVEHKDANNAQLNINEVNTGIMAVHSQLLKQYLSKINTNNAQGELYLTDIIACAVADGQTVSSIISKNQFEVSGVNDKVQLAELERIFQKNQATQFMQQGLSLKDPNRFDCRGAFTFGQDCEIDINALIEGKVALGDNTTIAPNCIIKNAKIGNYVSILPNCVIEDCIIEDGATIGPFARIRPQTHIKTHAKIGNFVEVKKSTIGENTKISHLSYVGDAVIGENVNIGAGVITCNYDGVNKHQTIIGDGTFIGSDSQLVAPVKIGKNATIGAGSTITKTVSDNQLSLSRTKQTSLKNWQRPTKK, from the coding sequence ATGGGCAATATTCACGCTATTATTTTGGCCGCAGGCAAAGGCTTGCGCATGAACTCATCTAAGCCAAAAGTCTTACAAACCTTATCAAATAATACCTTGTTGGGGCATGTTTTGTCTCAAGCTCAAGCCTTGTGCGATCAAATTCATGTAGTTTATGGCTTTGAAGGCGAACAAGTACAACGAAAAATTAACGACCCCAATATCAACTGGGTAGAACAAATTGAGCAATTGGGTACTGGACATTCCGTGGCACAAGCAATGCCACATATTGAAGACAATTCAATCTCACTCATATTATATGGCGATGTACCACTGATTAAAAAATCCACACTGGCTGATTTAATTCATAAAGCGCAACAAAGTAGCATTGCCTTATTGTCCGTGATTTTAGATAATCCAACTGGCTATGGGCGCATTATTCGCCAAAATGAACAAATACAAGCCATTGTTGAACACAAAGATGCAAATAATGCACAACTAAATATTAATGAAGTGAATACGGGCATCATGGCTGTTCACTCACAATTATTAAAGCAGTATTTAAGCAAAATCAACACAAACAATGCCCAGGGAGAGCTTTATTTAACCGATATTATTGCTTGTGCAGTTGCTGATGGACAAACTGTTTCATCCATCATTAGCAAAAATCAATTTGAGGTATCAGGTGTGAATGACAAAGTACAACTGGCAGAATTAGAACGTATTTTCCAAAAAAATCAAGCGACCCAATTTATGCAACAAGGGCTTAGCTTAAAAGACCCAAATAGGTTTGATTGTCGAGGTGCATTCACCTTTGGGCAAGATTGCGAGATTGACATTAACGCACTCATTGAAGGCAAAGTGGCACTGGGAGACAACACCACAATTGCACCGAATTGTATTATAAAAAACGCTAAGATTGGAAATTACGTATCAATTTTGCCAAACTGCGTTATTGAAGATTGCATTATTGAAGATGGTGCTACTATTGGTCCATTTGCACGTATTCGCCCACAAACCCACATCAAAACCCATGCCAAAATTGGTAATTTTGTTGAAGTTAAAAAGTCCACCATTGGTGAAAACACCAAAATTTCTCATTTAAGCTATGTGGGCGATGCCGTTATCGGCGAGAACGTCAACATTGGCGCTGGTGTCATTACTTGTAATTATGATGGCGTTAACAAACATCAAACCATCATTGGCGATGGCACCTTCATTGGCTCTGATTCTCAACTAGTTGCACCCGTCAAAATTGGTAAAAATGCCACGATTGGTGCGGGCTCTACTATCACCAAAACAGTATCTGACAACCAATTAAGTTTAAGTCGCACCAAGCAAACCAGCCTAAAAAATTGGCAACGCCCGACTAAAAAATAA
- a CDS encoding MFS transporter has protein sequence MCLYNRYHCTCHHRLTNKIVLFICLATFLFGATTATINQFRFTPIEGVDKNLSATATSVVLIGGLVSAFLGPELAILGKDWFDAAFIGSFLLLSTCFVLTFLLLWFYQANHAPKIKQKQSGRGLKIIIKQPVFIVAVSSAAAGYVVMTASPMSMYVIDGFSLTQTKFVIQSHVIAMFLPSLFTPMIVELFGLSKMMIIGIMLYLVCIVISYTSHSLNNYWMALILLGLGWNFLFIGSTSLLPHAYNNLEKCKVQPVNDFLIFNMQAMASPSAGWFVFNFD, from the coding sequence TTGTGTCTATACAATCGCTATCATTGCACTTGCCATCACCGCCTTACAAATAAAATCGTTTTATTTATTTGCCTAGCCACTTTTTTATTTGGTGCCACCACAGCAACCATAAATCAATTTAGATTTACTCCTATTGAAGGTGTTGATAAAAATCTTAGTGCAACAGCAACCTCGGTTGTACTTATTGGTGGTTTGGTTTCTGCTTTTTTAGGACCAGAACTTGCGATTTTAGGCAAGGATTGGTTTGATGCCGCCTTTATCGGCTCATTTTTACTACTCAGCACCTGTTTTGTACTTACGTTCTTATTACTGTGGTTTTATCAAGCAAACCACGCGCCTAAAATCAAACAAAAGCAATCAGGCAGAGGTTTAAAAATTATTATCAAACAGCCCGTATTTATCGTTGCCGTGTCCAGTGCTGCAGCAGGTTACGTTGTTATGACTGCCTCACCAATGAGTATGTATGTTATTGATGGCTTTTCATTGACACAAACTAAATTTGTTATTCAATCACACGTTATTGCCATGTTTCTACCGTCTTTATTTACCCCAATGATTGTCGAATTATTTGGGCTTAGCAAAATGATGATAATCGGCATCATGCTATATTTAGTCTGTATCGTAATTAGCTATACCAGCCATAGTTTAAATAATTACTGGATGGCGTTAATCCTCTTAGGGCTTGGCTGGAACTTTTTATTTATCGGTAGCACCAGTTTATTACCACATGCTTATAATAATCTTGAAAAATGTAAAGTACAACCTGTCAATGACTTTCTAATTTTTAATATGCAAGCTATGGCTTCGCCATCAGCAGGCTGGTTTGTGTTCAATTTTGACTAG
- the hemE gene encoding uroporphyrinogen decarboxylase, giving the protein MSFDYINALLKKPTSRTPIWVMRQAGRYLPEYRVTRKQAGDFLSLCKNPELACEVTMQPIDRFDLDAAILFSDILTIPDAMGLGLYFSEGEGPKFSNPLNTLASIEQLKKPNVGNELSYVTDAVSVIKKALNNKVPLIGFTGSPWTLATYMVEGGSSKNFAKVKGLMYENPAHMHQLLDKLADTIIDYLNGQIQAGADSVMIFDTWGGLLNKQSYEDFSLQYMAKIVNGIKREFNGKIIPVTLFTKGGAMRLEQIANSGCDGVALDWTVELNDAQRRIGAKVTLQGNLDPCVLYASPEKIRKEVKKILSQFQGNTGHVFNLGHGISPDVNPEHMKILVDAVHEFSKR; this is encoded by the coding sequence ATGTCATTTGATTATATTAATGCCTTATTGAAAAAACCCACCTCACGCACACCTATTTGGGTGATGCGCCAAGCGGGTCGTTATTTGCCAGAATATCGCGTCACTCGAAAACAGGCAGGTGATTTTTTATCGCTGTGCAAAAATCCAGAATTAGCTTGTGAAGTTACTATGCAACCGATTGATAGATTTGATTTAGATGCGGCGATTTTATTCTCTGATATTCTCACCATTCCTGACGCAATGGGTTTGGGTTTGTATTTTTCAGAAGGCGAAGGCCCTAAATTTTCAAACCCACTTAATACATTAGCCTCCATTGAGCAATTAAAAAAGCCTAATGTGGGTAATGAGTTGTCTTATGTCACTGATGCTGTGTCGGTTATTAAAAAAGCCTTAAATAACAAGGTGCCATTAATTGGTTTTACGGGTAGTCCGTGGACATTAGCCACGTATATGGTTGAAGGCGGTTCAAGCAAGAACTTTGCTAAAGTTAAAGGGCTGATGTATGAAAATCCCGCACACATGCACCAATTATTAGACAAATTAGCAGACACAATTATTGATTATTTGAATGGTCAAATTCAAGCAGGCGCAGATTCGGTGATGATTTTTGACACTTGGGGTGGTTTGTTGAATAAACAAAGCTATGAAGATTTTTCACTTCAATATATGGCTAAAATCGTTAATGGCATTAAGCGTGAATTTAACGGTAAAATCATTCCAGTCACCTTATTTACTAAAGGTGGTGCTATGCGGCTAGAGCAGATTGCAAACAGTGGTTGTGATGGTGTGGCATTGGATTGGACGGTGGAGTTGAATGATGCACAACGGCGTATTGGCGCCAAGGTGACACTTCAGGGTAATCTAGATCCTTGTGTTTTATACGCATCACCTGAAAAAATACGCAAAGAAGTTAAAAAAATATTATCACAATTTCAGGGTAATACAGGCCATGTGTTTAACCTAGGCCATGGTATCTCTCCTGATGTCAATCCTGAGCACATGAAAATTCTGGTAGATGCTGTGCATGAATTTAGCAAAAGATAA
- a CDS encoding FKBP-type peptidyl-prolyl cis-trans isomerase, which produces MAKYKILYKLSHANGALVDESWDEPLEFELGDGQLDSCLESCVIDAQVGKLQTFLLSTSEAFGSELEEAFQIMKRSDFPLTMPIELDAVVEFKTPIGDSYVGCIDKIEGDGITVNFNHSLAGSDVSFQVKILQKQ; this is translated from the coding sequence ATGGCTAAATACAAAATCCTCTACAAGCTTAGCCATGCAAATGGTGCATTGGTTGATGAATCTTGGGACGAGCCACTTGAGTTCGAATTGGGCGATGGCCAGCTAGATTCGTGCTTAGAGTCCTGCGTTATTGATGCTCAAGTGGGAAAATTGCAAACCTTCCTTTTAAGCACATCAGAGGCATTTGGCAGTGAGCTGGAAGAAGCCTTTCAAATAATGAAACGCTCAGATTTCCCACTAACCATGCCGATTGAGCTAGATGCCGTTGTTGAGTTTAAAACACCTATAGGGGATTCTTATGTGGGTTGTATTGATAAAATTGAGGGAGATGGTATTACCGTTAATTTTAACCACTCACTGGCAGGTAGTGATGTCTCTTTTCAAGTAAAAATCCTCCAAAAACAGTGA
- the trpA gene encoding tryptophan synthase subunit alpha: MSRLSTIFTQLPVGKKAFIPFITAGDGGLDNTLELMQVLVKNGADVIELGVPFSDPMADGPTIAKSHERAVKDGVSLSDVLALVKKFRQSNDTTATVLMGYLNPIEVFGYQAFANVASESGVDGVLVVDMPPEEAHDLKQSLDGVDIDLIFLVAPTTTDERLAFLATIASGFIYFVALKGVTGAGHLDVDLVKTHLLRIRQTVDLPIGVGFGIKDAKSAKAVSEHADAVIVGSSLVAFVAQYANDRDKMLASVGRLADEISTAIK; this comes from the coding sequence ATGTCAAGGTTAAGTACAATTTTTACCCAACTCCCTGTTGGCAAAAAAGCATTTATCCCCTTTATCACTGCGGGGGATGGCGGGCTTGATAATACCCTTGAATTGATGCAAGTTTTGGTCAAAAATGGTGCGGATGTGATTGAGTTGGGTGTACCGTTTTCAGACCCGATGGCTGATGGCCCTACAATTGCTAAGTCGCACGAGCGTGCGGTGAAGGATGGCGTAAGTCTATCTGATGTGCTTGCTTTGGTTAAAAAATTCAGACAAAGCAACGACACAACAGCCACTGTACTGATGGGTTATTTAAATCCGATTGAGGTTTTTGGTTATCAAGCCTTTGCTAATGTTGCTAGTGAAAGTGGCGTTGATGGTGTGTTGGTAGTAGATATGCCACCAGAAGAAGCGCATGATTTAAAGCAGAGTCTTGATGGAGTTGATATTGATCTTATCTTTTTAGTTGCGCCAACGACAACAGATGAACGTTTAGCATTTTTAGCCACCATTGCCTCAGGTTTTATTTATTTTGTCGCCCTTAAAGGTGTGACGGGCGCAGGGCATTTGGATGTTGATTTGGTCAAAACACATCTTTTAAGAATTCGTCAAACGGTTGATTTGCCCATTGGGGTGGGTTTTGGCATTAAAGACGCTAAAAGTGCAAAGGCAGTGTCTGAGCATGCTGATGCAGTTATTGTGGGCTCATCGTTGGTTGCATTTGTTGCACAATATGCAAATGATAGAGATAAAATGCTAGCAAGTGTTGGGCGTTTGGCAGATGAAATTTCTACCGCAATTAAATAA
- the accD gene encoding acetyl-CoA carboxylase, carboxyltransferase subunit beta has protein sequence MSWLEKILPSITSVAKKNIPEGLWSKCPKCETTLYSEELKTLNYVCPKCDYHMRISARMRLDSFLDEDGQEEIAANLSAVDPLKFKDQKKYKDRYLQAQKTTHEKDALVVKTGTLNGIKVMVAAFEFKFMGGSMGSVVGEKFVRAAKISIETNAPLICFSASGGARMQEGLFSLMQMSKTALMIKLLSDKKVPFISILTDPTMGGVSASFAMLGDIHIAEPNALIGFAGPRVVEQTVRESLPEGFQRSEFLLEKGAIDMIVHRSELRTQVHKILSAMMFNNG, from the coding sequence ATGAGTTGGCTAGAAAAAATCTTACCCTCTATTACCAGTGTAGCGAAGAAAAATATCCCAGAAGGCTTATGGAGCAAGTGTCCTAAGTGTGAAACCACGCTTTATTCAGAAGAATTAAAAACGTTGAATTATGTTTGTCCTAAGTGTGATTACCATATGCGTATTTCTGCTCGTATGCGACTTGATAGCTTCTTGGACGAAGATGGGCAGGAAGAAATTGCTGCTAATTTAAGTGCGGTTGATCCTTTAAAGTTTAAGGATCAAAAAAAATACAAAGATCGTTATTTACAAGCACAAAAAACCACCCATGAAAAAGATGCGCTTGTGGTTAAAACAGGCACACTTAACGGCATAAAAGTCATGGTCGCTGCTTTTGAATTTAAATTTATGGGGGGCTCTATGGGTTCTGTGGTTGGCGAGAAGTTTGTTCGTGCTGCAAAAATAAGTATTGAAACCAACGCACCGTTGATTTGTTTTTCAGCTTCAGGCGGTGCACGTATGCAAGAGGGCTTGTTTTCACTGATGCAGATGAGCAAGACAGCTTTAATGATTAAGTTGCTGAGTGATAAAAAAGTACCTTTTATTTCGATTTTGACCGATCCAACCATGGGCGGCGTTTCTGCTAGTTTTGCCATGTTAGGAGATATTCATATTGCTGAACCAAATGCGTTGATTGGTTTTGCTGGCCCTAGAGTGGTTGAACAAACCGTGCGAGAGTCATTGCCAGAAGGCTTTCAACGTAGCGAGTTTTTGCTAGAAAAAGGTGCGATTGATATGATTGTGCACCGGTCTGAGTTGCGCACTCAAGTACATAAAATATTAAGCGCCATGATGTTTAATAATGGCTAA